One part of the Coffea eugenioides isolate CCC68of chromosome 10, Ceug_1.0, whole genome shotgun sequence genome encodes these proteins:
- the LOC113750372 gene encoding glucuronoxylan 4-O-methyltransferase 3-like, whose translation MRSKAQNSINLKPLIILFSFFLFLLVLKLGSNFSSNIQNLQSKYIDFTAPCHKIPPSLAEALVHYASTNITPQQTYQELQITLRVLEQKSPTNFLIFGLGYDSLMWSMLNYGGKTIFLEESDAWMQDVKKQIPSIEAFHVTYNTKVTEAVQLLHLGKEENCKVVTDPRSSKCHLAIKTFPDEVYNTEWDVIMIDAPTGYKAELPGRMTAIYTAGLLARNKRFGDTDIFVHDIDRWVENKFSMDFLCDGYWKEEVGRIRHFTIPSHRGGVERPFCP comes from the coding sequence ATGAGATCCAAAGCTCAAAACTCCATCAACCTTAAACCCCTAATCATTCTCTTCtcctttttcctcttccttcttGTTCTAAAACTAGGATCAAATTTTTCGTCAAACATACAAAATCTTCAGTCAAAATATATTGATTTTACAGCCCCATGCCACAAAATTCCACCATCACTAGCTGAAGCACTCGTCCACTATGCATCCACAAACATCACCCCTCAACAAACCTATCAAGAACTTCAAATAACATTAAGAGTTCTTGAACAAAAATCTCCAACCAACTTCTTGATTTTTGGCCTTGGCTACGATAGTCTCATGTGGTCAATGCTCAACTATGGTGGTAAAACAATTTTCTTGGAGGAAAGTGATGCATGGATGCAGGACGTGAAGAAGCAAATACCTTCGATTGAAGCTTTCCATGTAACCTATAATACTAAAGTAACTGAAGCTGTTCAACTTTTACATCTCgggaaagaagaaaattgcaaaGTAGTGACTGATCCAAGATCGTCAAAGTGCCACCTAGCAATCAAAACTTTTCCAGATGAAGTTTATAACACTGAGTGGGATGTGATAATGATTGATGCACCAACAGGTTACAAGGCTGAATTGCCTGGACGGATGACTGCTATTTATACAGCCGGACTATTGGCAAGAAATAAGAGATTTGGTGATACTGATATTTTTGTACACGATATTGATCGATGGGTAGAGAATAAATTTTCCATGGATTTTTTATGCGATGGATATTGGAAAGAAGAAGTGGGAAGAATCAGGCATTTTACCATTCCAAGCCATAGGGGAGGAGTTGAGAGGCCATTTTGCCCATGA